The sequence CTGTAGGGGCGGATGATCCCGTCGGGGGAGGTCGCATCGCCGGTGGCCGCGAGGCGCCCGGCGAGGTCCATCCGCAGGATGCCCATGTGGTTGATCTTCGACTCGGCCCCACCGCTGAAGCACAGGTCCGCCGAGCCGCGCTCGATGATGCGCATCGACTCGCCGATCGACAGCAGGCCGCTGGCCTCGGCGCAGGTGATCGTGTTGCTCGGCCCCTCGGCGCCGTGGATGATCGTCACGTGGCAGGCGAGCATGTTGGGGAGGTACTTGAGCAGCCACAGCGGCGTCAGGTTGTCCATCCCGGCAGCGCCGGCCTCGCCCCCCCACCGCGTCAGGCTCACGGCGCCCTGCTCGTCCAGCGACGACGAGAGCGCGAGGGTCAGTTCGTCGGTTTCCGCGGCGATCAGCCCGGCGCCGATGTGGCAGCCCATCCGCTCGCTGGGGTAGGTCCACGGGTCCGTCGAGCCCTCCGGCAGCGAGCCGCGGGTGAGCAGCCGGGCGTCCTCCACGGCGCACTTGGCCGCGGCGACGGCCAGTTCGATGTCGCGGGCCATGACCTTGACGGCCTTGCGGTAACTCTTGGGGACGAAGTCCTTGGCGGAGAAGTCCTTGAGTTCCGCCGCGAGGCGCGAGCGGAAGCCCGAGGCATCCAGGCGGGTGATGGGGCCGATTGCCGAGCGGCCGGCGAGCAGACCCTCCCACAGAGGGCCGGCGCCGATGCCAAGCCCGCTGACGGTACCAAGGCCGGTAATGACCACGCGTCGTCGCATCAGGGCGGATGGTAGGGACGCGGCGGGACGATGGGGCGCCGAGCGGCCTAACTCGCCCGGGCGAGCTCGACCCGCACGACGTGCCGGGCCAGGAGCAGGCCCAGCGTCTCGGCGTCGGCGGCGGTCAGGCCGACGAAGCGGACGCCGGCGATGTGCCGGAACCACCCCGTGCGGCGGGACCAGACGCCGGTCACCCGCAGCCTCAGGGAGAAGGGCGCGGCCGAGAGGGTGATCGTCCTGGATCGCCCGGGACGCCAGCGGCGGGAGGTCTCCAGGCGCATCCCGGTCTGCGAGAAGTCGATCACCCGCCCGAGGGAGCAGGCCAGGCCCGAGACCGCCGCCCGGGAGGCCTCGCGCGAGTCCTCCCGCGGGTCGGGACGGATCAACTGAATGAACTGTCGCACCGGCTCAACCACGCCCATGACATCGTCCATCCCCGGTGAAGGGAGCAGCCGTGACGTAACCGATTCGGGGCGGTCCCCAGCCCCCTCTGGCGTAGCCGTCAGAGTTTCACATCCTTTCTCGGCGTCCACCCGACTTTCGCTCCAGAAGCGAGTTTCACCACTTCCCGGGCCCGGACCGATAAAGAAAGCCGCACATGTCCGCCTTCTCCTCCAGCCCGGCCGGTCCGACCCATGGCTCCGCGCGCGCGCAGCCGCTGATCCGGTTCGACGCCGGGTGGCTGTTCCTGATCGCCGGCCTGTGCATCCTCGGGGCCACGGTGCTGATCCCGGCCTTCGACGACCTCGCGGAAGCCCGATGGCAGCGTGACCGGGCCATCGCCATCGAGGAGCACCGCCTGCAGCGCCTGGAGCGGTACGGCCAGTACCTCGACGCCGTGCAACGCGGCGAGGAATCCGTGGTGCTGGCGCTCGCCGCGGAGCAGTTGAACAAGGTGCCGGCGGGGTGGCGGCCGCTGCTGCCGGTGGTGGAGCCGGGGCTGCGCGGGGCGTCGGTGTTCCCGGCCCTCGAGCCGCCGGCGCTGCGGATCCCGGCCCGCGAACGGTCGGAATCGACGCTGGCCAAGCTGGCGATGGGGGATCGGTCGCGCCTGTGGCTGTTGATCGGCGGGGGCGTCTGCGTGCTGATCGGCCTGCTCCCCCCATCCTCTCGCCCCGCCTCCCCGCACGGTCGAGCGGGTCAGTGAGCGGCCCGACCTACTGTTGAAACATGCCAACCGGCGGCGCCTCTTCCGCGGCCCAAGCCTCCGGCCGGAGCCTCTTCCGCCGCCGGCACCGGCTGACCCACGCCCACGAGTTTCAGGCGGTGTTCGATGCCAAGGTGCGGAAGGTCGCCGGGCCACTGGTGGTCTTTGCCAAGCCCAACGATCTGCCCCACTGCCGGCTGGGGCTCTCGGTGGGCCGGGTGGCGGGGAACGCGGTCAGCAGGAACCGGATCAAGCGGCTGGTGCGAGAGGCGTTCCGGCTGGACCACACCGGCTGGCCGGGGCCGTTTGATGTGGTTGTGAATGTGCGGGCCAACGCCCGGGCGATGCCGCTGGAGGAGGTGCGGGCGGCGTTATCGGACCTGCTGTCGCAACTCGATCGCGAGTGGGCCCGGCGCCAGCGCCGGGCGGAGC comes from Phycisphaeraceae bacterium and encodes:
- the rnpA gene encoding ribonuclease P protein component, translated to MPTGGASSAAQASGRSLFRRRHRLTHAHEFQAVFDAKVRKVAGPLVVFAKPNDLPHCRLGLSVGRVAGNAVSRNRIKRLVREAFRLDHTGWPGPFDVVVNVRANARAMPLEEVRAALSDLLSQLDREWARRQRRAEQREGGTG
- a CDS encoding PilZ domain-containing protein, with amino-acid sequence MDDVMGVVEPVRQFIQLIRPDPREDSREASRAAVSGLACSLGRVIDFSQTGMRLETSRRWRPGRSRTITLSAAPFSLRLRVTGVWSRRTGWFRHIAGVRFVGLTAADAETLGLLLARHVVRVELARAS